In one Parageobacillus genomosp. 1 genomic region, the following are encoded:
- a CDS encoding uroporphyrinogen-III synthase, translated as MRGKRIALCASRKLEEMSTLIEKQGGIAVVRPAQGTVFLKEKELEEEMRAVMAVCPDWFIFTTGIGVETLLEAAERGNIKEEWLTAIQKAHVAARGYKTVAALKKIGISPIAVSDDGTTKGLIRSLAEFTLTGKQVVVQLHGDTAPALKQYLTENGASYSELLPYRHVAPDSQTLETLYEEIVRREVDAVCFTAAVQVRFLFSFVKEQKDIELFRRILNEHVVACAVGKVAQEALQEEGITRVIAPKLERMGAMIVTLSQYFEQKKTFA; from the coding sequence ATGCGTGGAAAACGTATTGCGTTATGCGCGTCACGGAAGCTGGAAGAAATGTCGACGCTGATTGAAAAACAAGGCGGAATTGCAGTCGTGCGGCCGGCGCAAGGAACGGTATTTTTGAAAGAGAAGGAGCTAGAAGAGGAAATGCGCGCGGTAATGGCCGTGTGCCCGGATTGGTTTATTTTTACAACAGGTATCGGAGTGGAAACGTTGCTGGAGGCGGCAGAGAGAGGAAACATAAAAGAAGAATGGCTGACCGCCATACAAAAGGCGCACGTAGCGGCGCGCGGCTATAAAACGGTCGCGGCGCTGAAAAAAATCGGCATTTCTCCTATCGCTGTCAGCGATGATGGCACCACAAAAGGGCTGATCCGCTCCTTGGCAGAATTTACATTGACAGGGAAACAGGTCGTAGTGCAACTGCACGGCGATACCGCGCCGGCGCTTAAGCAATATCTAACCGAAAACGGCGCATCCTACAGCGAATTGCTTCCATATCGCCATGTAGCGCCAGATTCGCAAACATTGGAAACGCTGTATGAGGAAATCGTGCGCCGCGAAGTCGATGCCGTTTGCTTTACAGCGGCGGTGCAAGTCCGCTTTTTATTTTCTTTTGTAAAGGAGCAAAAAGATATCGAGCTGTTTCGCCGAATATTGAATGAGCATGTCGTTGCCTGTGCGGTTGGAAAAGTCGCGCAAGAAGCGCTTCAAGAAGAAGGAATTACTAGAGTGATCGCTCCTAAACTGGAGCGAATGGGGGCGATGATTGTCACGTTATCGCAGTATTTTGAACAGAAGAAAACTTTTGCATAA